The window CTATACCGACTACCATGTGCAAATGCATCAGCGCATCGCCAAGCTGCTCAAGAATCACAAGTTGGTGAACGGCCTCAGCGAAGAGGCGATGGTTGAAACGGGCATCACCACGCCGTTCCTGCCGCACGGGCTGGGGCACCCGCTGGGCCTGCAGGTGCACGACGCCGCAGGCTTTATGCAGGACGAGCAAGGCACCCATCTGGCGGCGCCGTCCAAGTATCCGTTCCTGCGTTGTACCCGCGTGTTGCAGCCGGGCATGGTGTTGACCATCGAGCCGGGTCTGTACTTCATCGAATCTCTGTTGGCGCCGTGGCGCAGCGGTGAGTTCAAGCAGCACTTCGCCTGGGATCGCATCGATGCGTTGAAGCCGTATGGCGGCATCCGTATCGAAGACAACATCGTGATCCATGAAAAGCGTATCGAGAACATGACGCGCGATCTGAACCTGGCCTGATGCGGCCGTACCCGATACCGGTGGAAGCAACCCGCTTTACCGAAGAAATAAAGAAGAGCCGTTTTATCACCCTGCTGGCGCCAACCAGCGGGGTAGAAGCGGCAAAGGCGTTTATTCAGCAGGTGCGGGATGAGCACCCGGCGGCGCGGCACCATTGTTGGGCCTTCGTCGCCGGCAGCCCCGATGACTCACAGCAGCTGGGGTTCTCCGACGATGGAGAACCGTCGGGCACCGCTGGCAAACCGATCCTCGCGCAGCTGATGGGCAGCGGTATCGGCGAAGTGACCGCCGTGGTCGTTCGTTACTATGGCGGCGTCAAGTTGGGCACCGGCGGGCTGGTGAAAGCCTATGGCAACGGTGTTCAACAGGCGTTGAAGCAGCTGGTGTTGGTAGAAAAGGTGCCGGAAGCCGAATATATCTTGCAGTGCGACTATGCGCAGTTGGCGCTGGTGGAGAACTTGCTGCAGCAAACCGCAGGTCGGATCCTGCAGGGCGAATACGGCGCCGCCGTCGTGCTGCATTTGGCGTTGCCGGCCACCGAGGTCGAGCTGTTTGGGAATAAATTGCGTGATCTCAGTCGCGGTAATTTGCAATTAACCCCCATTTCGCAATAATTCCTCCCAATTGAATTGCTAAGGATCGTGCTGAAATGCATTTTCGCGCCATAACCCGTATCGTTGGTCTGCTGGTCATCCTGTTCTCCGGGACGATGTTTATTCCCGGCCTGGTGGCATTGATTTATCGCGATGGGGCGGGGCGCGCGTTCAGCCAAACGTTCTTCGTGGCGCTGACCATCGGGCTGATGCTGTGGTGGCCGAACCGCAAGCAAAAACACGAGCTGAAGCCGCGTGAAGGCTTCCTGATCGTCGTGCTGTTCTGGACCGTGCTGGGCAGCGTGGGGGCATTGCCGTTCCTGTTTTCGGAACGGCCCAATTTGTCGCTGACCGACGCCTTCTTTGAATCCTTCTCGGGATTGACGACCACCGGTGCGACGACGCTGGTGGGGTTGGACTCGCTGCCGAAGGCTATTCTTTTCTATCGCCAAATGCTGCAATGGATGGGCGGCATGGGGATCATCGTGTTGGCGGTGGCGATACTGCCGATACTCGGCGTCGGTGGCATGCAGCTGTATCGGGCGGAAATGCCCGGGCCGCTGAAAGATAACAAGATGCGTCCACGCATAGCCGAAACCGCCAAAACCCTGTGGCTAATCTATGTGTTGCTGACCGTCGCCTGTGCGCTGGCGCTCTGGGGGGCTGGGATGTCGGTGTTCGATGCCATCGGCCACAGTTTCTCGACCATCGCCATCGGCGGTTTTTCTACCCACGACGCCAGTATCGGTTATTACGCCAGCCCGACCATCAACACCATCATCGCCGTGTTCCTGCTGATTTCCGGCTGTAACTACGGCCTGCACTTCGCTTTGCTGAGCGGCCGCAGCCTGAAGGTGTATGGGCGCGATCCTGAATTCCGCATGTTTATCTTCGTTCAGTTGACGCTGGTGGTGGTGTGTACGTTGGTGCTCTGGGGACATGGCGTCTATAAGAGCGGTATGGAAACGCTCAATCAGGCGTTCTTCCAGGTGGTATCGATGGCGACCACGGCTGGTTTTACGACCGACAGTATCGCCAAGTGGCCGCTGTTCCTGCCGATGTTGTTGCTGTGCTCAGCGTTCATCGGCGGTTGTGCCGGCTCGACCGGCGGCGGCCTGAAGGTGATCCGTATCCTGCTTCTGTACCTGCAGGGCTCGCGAGAGTTGAAAAGGCTGGTGCACCCCAACGCGGTCTATACCATCAAATTGGGCAATCGCGCACTGCCGGAACGTATTCTGGAAGCGGTGTGGGGATTCTTCTCCGCCTATGCGCTGGTGTTTATCGTCAGCATGCTGGCGATCATTGCCACCGGCGTTGACGATTTTTCCGCGTTCGCCGCAGTGACGGCAACACTCAATAACCTTGGCCCCGGCCTGGGCGTGGTGGCGGATAACTTCACCACGATGCCGGCGGCGGCCAAGTGGATCCTGGTGGTGACGATGCTGTTCGGACGCCTGGAAGTGTTTACATTGCTGGTGCTGTTCACGCCAACTTTTTGGCGTGAGTAAGCCTGATATAAGGAGTTCGCCATGAAGGCATTGATACTTTATTCGAGCCGTGACGGGCAAACACGTGCTATCGCTTCTTATATAGCAAGCAAGCTGCAGGACACACAGCGATGTGAGGTGATCGATCTGCTGCAGGCGGAACAGGTCGACCTTAGTCAGTACCAGCAGGTGATGATCGGCGCTTCTATCCGTTACGGGCACTTTAACCCGGCGCTGGATAAATTCGTCAAACGTCATGCCGAACAACTGAATCGAATGCCGAGCGCGTTCTTTGCCGTGAACCTGACCGCGCGTAAACCGGAAAAGCGCTCGCCGCAAACCAACGCTTATACCCGCAAGTTCCTGCTGGCCTCGCCGTGGCAGCCAAAACAGTGTGCGGTGTTTGCCGGCGCATTGCGTTATCCGCGCTATCGCTGGTTCGACCGCATCATGATTCAATTTATTATGCGTATGACGGGCGGTGAAACGGATACCAGTAAGGAAGTGGAGTACACCGATTGGCAGCAGGTCGATCGTTTCGCCCAGGAATTTAGCCAGATCCAGTACGAAAAGTGACAAAAATGCGGGTTTGGTCAGCGTTTTGCCGAAAAAATCCGCGCTTGAAAAGTTTTTTGCAATTAGGGGTTGCGGCCCGCCGAGAACTCCCTATAATGCGCCTCCACTGACCGGGAACAACGACTGACAAGCCGCCGGGTCAGCGAGAAGAAAGCGAAATAAACGCTTGACTCTCCGGGCGAAAAGCGTAGTATACGCAGCCCGCGCCGATGAGTTTCTCGGCACTGCTCTTTAACAATTTATCAGACAATCTGTGTGGGCACTCCACAAGACGATATCCAGCATCTTCGGATGCAAAAAAATATCAAGTCTTGAAGAGTGACTAACTGAAGTAAAATTCATGCAGTAAATCTTTGAGCATCGCTTCTCGAGTGGAAGCAAATCAAGCTTTTAATTGAAGAGTTTGATCATGGCTCAGATTGAACGCTGGCGGCAGGCTTAACACATGCAAGTCGAGCGGTAGCACAGGGGAGCTTGCTCCCTGGGTGACGAGCGGCGGACGGGTGAGTAATGTCTGGGAAACTGCCTGATGGAGGGGGATAACTACTGGAAACGGTAGCTAATACCGCATAACGTCGCAAGACCAAAGAGGGGGACCTTCGGGCCTCTTGCCATCAGATGTGCCCAGATGGGATTAGCTAGTAGGTGGGGTAATGGCTCACCTAGGCGACGATCCCTAGCTGGTCTGAGAGGATGACCAGCCACACTGGAACTGAGACACGGTCCAGACTCCTACGGGAGGCAGCAGTGGGGAATATTGCACAATGGGCGCAAGCCTGATGCAGCCATGCCGCGTGTGTGAAGAAGGCCTTCGGGTTGTAAAGCACTTTCAGCGAGGAGGAAGGTGGTGAACTTAATACGTTCATCAATTGACGTTACTCGCAGAAGAAGCACCGGCTAACTCCGTGCCAGCAGCCGCGGTAATACGGAGGGTGCAAGCGTTAATCGGAATTACTGGGCGTAAAGCGCACGCAGGCGGTTTGTTAAGTCAGATGTGAAATCCCCGGGCTCAACCTGGGAACTGCATTTGAAACTGGCAAGCTAGAGTCTCGTAGAGGGGGGTAGAATTCCAGGTGTAGCGGTGAAATGCGTAGAGATCTGGAGGAATACCGGTGGCGAAGGCGGCCCCCTGGACGAAGACTGACGCTCAGGTGCGAAAGCGTGGGGAGCAAACAGGATTAGATACCCTGGTAGTCCACGCTGTAAACGATGTCGATTTGGAGGTTGTGCCCTTGAGGCGTGGCTTCCGGAGCTAACGCGTTAAATCGACCGCCTGGGGAGTACGGCCGCAAGGTTAAAACTCAAATGAATTGACGGGGGCCCGCACAAGCGGTGGAGCATGTGGTTTAATTCGATGCAACGCGAAGAACCTTACCTACTCTTGACATCCAGAGAACTTTCCAGAGATGGATTGGTGCCTTCGGGAACTCTGAGACAGGTGCTGCATGGCTGTCGTCAGCTCGTGTTGTGAAATGTTGGGTTAAGTCCCGCAACGAGCGCAACCCTTATCCTTTGTTGCCAGCGGTTCGGCCGGGAACTCAAAGGAGACTGCCAGTGATAAACTGGAGGAAGGTGGGGATGACGTCAAGTCATCATGGCCCTTACGAGTAGGGCTACACACGTGCTACAATGGCATATACAAAGAGAAGCGACCTCGCGAGAGCAAGCGGACCTCATAAAGTATGTCGTAGTCCGGATTGGAGTCTGCAACTCGACTCCATGAAGTCGGAATCGCTAGTAATCGTAGATCAGAATGCTACGGTGAATACGTTCCCGGGCCTTGTACACACCGCCCGTCACACCATGGGAGTGGGTTGCAAAAGAAGTAGGTAGCTTAACCTTCGGGAGGGCGCTTACCACTTTGTGATTCATGACTGGGGTGAAGTCGTAACAAGGTAACCGTAGGGGAACCTGCGGTTGGATCACCTCCTTACCTAAAGATATTAGTTCGAGTGGCGTGCTCACACAGATTGTCTGATGAAAAAGTAACGAGCAAAAGCGTCATAAAAGTACGGTGTCGTGTCCCCTTCGTCTAGAGGCCTAGGACACCGCCCTTTCACGGCGGTAACAGGGGTTCGAATCCCCTAGGGGACGCCAAGCTTCCGACCCACCCGGTGAAAGCGGCGGTCTCAAGTATCTGACGATACACCATATCTTAAAGATGACTTCCGAGTCATGTTTAAGATATTGCTCTTTAACAATCTGGAACAAGCTGAAAATTGAAACATGACGGCTGAAATTTATCCCTCCGTAGACGTATTGGGATGAAGAGTAACCTGTCATAGAGTCTCTCAAATGTTTGCAGCGCGAACGATGGAAACATCTTCGGGTTGTGAGGTTAAGTGACTAAGCGTACACGGTGGATGCCTAGGCAGTCAGAGGCGATGAAGGGCGTGCTAATCTGCGAAAAGCGTCGGTAAGGTGATATGAACCGTTATAACCGGCGATACCCGAATGGGGAAACCCAGTGTGTTTCGACACACTATCATGTCATGAATACATAGTGGCATGAGGCGAACCGGGGGAACTGAAACATCTAAGTACCCCGAGGAAAAGAAATCAACCGAGATTCCCCCAGTAGCGGCGAGCGAACGGGGAGGAGCCCAGAACCTGAATCGGCTTGTGTGTTAGTGGAAGCGTCTGGAAAGTCGCGCAGCAAAGGGTGATAGCCCCGTACACTAAAATGCACAGGTCGTGAGTTCGATGAGTAGGGCGGGACACGTGACATCCTGTCTGAATATGGGGGGACCATCCTCCAAGGCTAAATACTCCTGACTGACCGATAGTGAACCAGTACCGTGAGGGAAAGGCGAAAAGAACCCCGGCGAGGGGAGTGAAATAGAACCTGAAACCGTGTACGTACAAGCAGTGGGAGCACCTTCGTGGTGTGACTGCGTACCTTTTGTATAATGGGTCAGCGACTTATATTTTGTAGCAAGGTTAACCGTATAGGGGAGCCGTAGGGAAACCGAGTCTTAACTGGGCGATTAGTTGCAAGGTATAGACCCGAAACCCGGTGATCTAGCCATGGGCAGGTTGAAGGTTGGGTAACACTAACTGGAGGACCGAACCGACTAATGTTGAAAAATTAGCGGATGACTTGTGGCTGGGGGTGAAAGGCCAATCAAACCGGGAGATAGCTGGTTCTCCCCGAAAGCTATTTAGGTAGCGCCTCGTGAACTCATCTTCGGGGGTAGAGCACTGTTTCGGCTAGGGGGCCATCCCGGCTTACCAAACCGATGCAAACTCCGAATACCGAAGAATGTTATCACGGGAGACACACGGCGGGTGCTAACGTCCGTCGTGAAGAGGGAAACAACCCAGACCGCCAGCTAAGGTCCCAAAGTCATGGTTAAGTGGGAAACGATGTGGGAAGGCATAGACAGCCAGGATGTTGGCTTAGAAGCAGCCATCATTTAAAGAAAGCGTAATAGCTCACTGGTCGAGTCGGCCTGCGCGGAAGATGTAACGGGGCTAAACCATGCACCGAAGCTGCGGCAGCGACGCTTAGCGTTGTTGGGTAGGGGAGCGTTCTGTAAGCCGTTGAAGGTGGCCTGTGAGGGTTGCTGGAGGTATCAGAAGTGCGAATGCTGACATAAGTAACGATAAAGCGGGTGAAAAGCCCGCTCGCCGGAAGACCAAGGGTTCCTGTCCAACGTTAATCGGGGCAGGGTGAGTCGACCCCTAAGGCGAGGCTGAAAAGCGTAGTCGATGGGAAACAGGTTAATATTCCTGTACTTGGTGTTACTGCGAAGGGGGGACGGAGAAGGCTAGGCTAGCCGGGCGACGGTTGTCCCGGTTTAAGCGTGTAGGGGGTGTGACCTGGTAAATCCGGTTGCATGCTAACCCTGAGGCGTGATGACGATGCACTACGGTGCAGAAGTAGTTGATGCCCTGCTTCCAGGAAAATCCTCTAAGCTCCAGGTAACATTAAATCGTACCCCAAACCGACACAGGTGGTCAGGTAGAGAATACCAAGGCGCTTGAGAGAACTCGGGTGAAGGAACTAGGCAAAATGGTGCCGTAACTTCGGGAGAAGGCACGCTGGCATGTAGGTGAAGTCCCTCGCGGATGGAGCTGAAGCCAGTCGAAGATACCAGCTGGCTGCAACTGTTTAATAAAAACACAGCACTGTGCAAACACGAAAGTGGACGTATACGGTGTGACGCCTGCCCGGTGCTGGAAGGTTAATTGATGGGGTCAGCCGCAAGGCGAAGCTCTTGATCGAAGCCCCAGTAAACGGCGGCCGTAACTATAACGGTCCTAAGGTAGCGAAATTCCTTGTCGGGTAAGTTCCGACCTGCACGAATGGCGTAATGATGGCCAGGCTGTCTCCACCCGAGACTCAGTGAAATTGAACTCGCTGTGAAGATGCAGTGTACCCGCGGCAAGACGGAAAGACCCCGTGAACCTTTACTATAGCTTGACACTGAACATTGAGCCTTGATGTGTAGGATAGGTGGGAGGCTTTGAAGCGTGGACGCCAGTCTGCGT of the Serratia marcescens subsp. marcescens ATCC 13880 genome contains:
- the hemG gene encoding menaquinone-dependent protoporphyrinogen IX dehydrogenase, with the protein product MKALILYSSRDGQTRAIASYIASKLQDTQRCEVIDLLQAEQVDLSQYQQVMIGASIRYGHFNPALDKFVKRHAEQLNRMPSAFFAVNLTARKPEKRSPQTNAYTRKFLLASPWQPKQCAVFAGALRYPRYRWFDRIMIQFIMRMTGGETDTSKEVEYTDWQQVDRFAQEFSQIQYEK
- the trkH gene encoding Trk system potassium transporter TrkH encodes the protein MHFRAITRIVGLLVILFSGTMFIPGLVALIYRDGAGRAFSQTFFVALTIGLMLWWPNRKQKHELKPREGFLIVVLFWTVLGSVGALPFLFSERPNLSLTDAFFESFSGLTTTGATTLVGLDSLPKAILFYRQMLQWMGGMGIIVLAVAILPILGVGGMQLYRAEMPGPLKDNKMRPRIAETAKTLWLIYVLLTVACALALWGAGMSVFDAIGHSFSTIAIGGFSTHDASIGYYASPTINTIIAVFLLISGCNYGLHFALLSGRSLKVYGRDPEFRMFIFVQLTLVVVCTLVLWGHGVYKSGMETLNQAFFQVVSMATTAGFTTDSIAKWPLFLPMLLLCSAFIGGCAGSTGGGLKVIRILLLYLQGSRELKRLVHPNAVYTIKLGNRALPERILEAVWGFFSAYALVFIVSMLAIIATGVDDFSAFAAVTATLNNLGPGLGVVADNFTTMPAAAKWILVVTMLFGRLEVFTLLVLFTPTFWRE
- a CDS encoding IMPACT family protein, which translates into the protein MRPYPIPVEATRFTEEIKKSRFITLLAPTSGVEAAKAFIQQVRDEHPAARHHCWAFVAGSPDDSQQLGFSDDGEPSGTAGKPILAQLMGSGIGEVTAVVVRYYGGVKLGTGGLVKAYGNGVQQALKQLVLVEKVPEAEYILQCDYAQLALVENLLQQTAGRILQGEYGAAVVLHLALPATEVELFGNKLRDLSRGNLQLTPISQ